Within the Burkholderia ubonensis genome, the region CGCCCGCGAAGTATTCGCGCGAGTAGTTGTACACGTCGGAGAACCTGCCGTTGCTGTCGCGCGTTTCGTCGTAGATGCCGCGCAACTGGAACAGCGACGTCGTGTAGGTGATCTGCGCGCCGGCCGCACGGCCCGGCTGGCCGGCCGTCGTGTTGCCGTTGAAGCTCGTCGAGTTCGAGAACGAGAACTGGCCGTAGAAATCGAAGCCGTAGTACTTCGGCGACTGATACGACACGTTGTTGCTGGTCTTGTTCCAGTTGCGGCCGCGCACGAGCGACGCCGTCGACCAGGCCGACTGTCCGAACGGGTCGAAGTCCCACACGCCGTTCGCGATCGCGAGTTCGCGGCCGAGCAGCAGCGTACCGTAGCGATCGTTCGAGATCCCGACCGTCGCGAAACGATCCCAGATCGAGCCGCTCGTGCCCAGGCCGCCGTTCATCGTGTTGAACGCGCCTTCGAGGTGGAACAGGACCTTGTTGCCGCCGCCGATGTCCTCGGCGCCCTTGAGGCCCCACAGGCTCGTGCCCCAGTCGCCGCTTTCCGCGCGCCAGCGGGAGCCGTTCTGCATCCCGTTCAAGTATTCGATGCCGGCGTCCAGACGGCCGTACAGCGTGACGCTGCTTTGCGCGTGAGCTGCGACTCCAGCAGCCATCAGCGCTGCGGCGACCAAAGCTTTCTTCATCATCTCCTCCATACCCTGTCAAAAAGTCAACCCAGAACTGCACGAGATGCCCGACGCCGCGAGCGCCGGGCAAAAGCGGGCAACTACGGAGACCTCGTGCGAAGCCGGTCGGGCGCAGCACGCGGGCAAGCGGACGGGGTGGCCGTTGAGCGGGCCCGCGCGGCCGGGTCGGCGTGGCGGGGTCTCCTTGTCGTCATGAAGCTAAACTACATTTCATGAACTTCGTTTTGCTACTTTGGTTACTAATTTAGCAAAAATACACTTTTGTGGCGACGGAAATCGTTGTTTGACTAACACGTGTGTCGAAATTGCCATGCAACACGGGTCGTCACGGTGGCAAGGACTACCGTCGATCGCCGGAAAACCCTTGTCCTGCAAGGGATACATGGATTCTCCAGACATGGCTCAAGGATTGCCACTATTGACGACGCCGCGGGTGTCGGCGTAAGCGGCGGGAAGGCAGGATTGGTAAGTAATTCGTAATAAGTTGGCGGCGCTTCGACGTCGTGTCGACGCGGCCGCGCACGGCCGTCGGCGTCCGTCGGCGGCGCGCGAGGCGGGGGCTTGGGCGCGTTGCGGGTCAGCCGGGCGCCGGCCGCGCGTCGAGCAGCCGGGCGCGAATCCAGCGGTGCGCGTCGGTGCGCGCATGCTTCGCGTGCGAGTAGACCTTCAGCGTGTAGCGCGGAATCTCGAACGGCGCCGGAAAGATCCGGATCGGCGCCGCATGCCGCAGCGCCTGCGCGGCGCGGTTCGGCACGGTCATCAGGAGCCCTGATTCCGCGATGATGAACGGCGCGGCGAGCACGCTCGGCAACTGCACCGCGACCTGCCGCGCGAGGCCGAGCCGGTCGAGCACGTAGTCGACGACGCCGCGCGTCTCGTTCCACGGCGTGACGACGACGTGCCGCGCCGCGAGGTACTGCTCGAGCGTGAGGCGGCGCCGGACCTGCGGATGGCGCTCGCTCGCGATCACGACGTAGTCGTCGGAGAACCAGTCGAATTCCTCGATCCCCGGCGCGTCGGCCGCCGCTTCCTCGTGGTAGCCGAGCGCGAAGTCGATGCGGCCTGCCGCGAGCTCGTCGGTCGAGATCTTGCGGTCCGAGTGGACGACCCGGAAGCGCAGTTGCGGCGCGACGTGCTGGATCCGCGCGATGAACGCGGGCAGCACGGCGAACGCGGTGTAGTCGGTTGCCGCGAACACGAAGGTGCGCTCGCTGCGCGCCGGGTCGAAGCGGCGGGCGCGCGCGAGCCCCTTCGACATCGCGTCGAGCGCGTCGCCGGCCCAGGCCGCGATGTCGTCGGCGCGCACGGTCGGCTGCATCTCGTTGCCGAGCCGCACGAACAGCGCGTCGCCGATCGCCGTGCGCAGCCGCGCGAGCGCGTGGCTCAGCGCGGACGGGCTCATCGCCAGCTCGTTCGCCGCCGCGGCGACCGACCGGTGGCGGTACAGCGCGTCGAACACGAGCAGCAGGTTCAGGTCGAGGCGGCGCAGATCAGGATGCATGATGTTCAGGTATGGATGAATAAACTGCACTTCCTGCAGTGGCTCGACGAACGTAGCATGACGTCTTCATCGGCGCCAGCGCGCGTGCGCGGCGCCGCCGTTTGCTGCATGCCGGCCGGGGAGGGCCTTTACCGTGCATATCGACATCCGTTCCGCCACCGTTGCCGACGCGCCGCTGATCCTGCGCTTCATCACCGAGCTGGCGATCTACGAGAAAGCCGAAGACCAGGTGGTCGCGACCGTCGCGTCGCTCGAGCGCAGCCTGTTCGGCGACGCGTCGCCGGCGCGCGCGCTGATCTGCGAGGTCGACGGCGAGCCGGCGGGCTTCGCCGTGTATTTCCTTTCGTATTCGACGTGGCTCGGCCGGCAGGGGCTGTATCTCGAGGACCTGTACGTGTCGCCGCGCTTTCGCGGCGCGGGGGCCGGCCTGCGCCTGCTGAAGGCGCTCGCGCGGATCGCGGTCGATGCCGGCTGCGGGCGCTTCGAGTGGAGCGTGCTCGACTGGAACGAACCGGCGATCCGCTTCTACGAGAGCGTCGGTGCCGAGCCGCAGAGCGAATGGGTGCGCTACCGGCTCGCGGGCGATGCGCTGCGCGCATTCGCCGATGCGGCGCCCGTGGACGCCGCGCCGTCGGGCCGTGCATGAGCGCAAGTAAGCGCACGTAAACGCAGCCGGGCGCCGCGCGGCGAACCGCGGGGCGCCCGGCGTCGGGGCGTCGAAGCGGATTCGGGCTTACTTGAGGCTGCCCGACAGGAACCCGCGCAGGCGCTCGCTCTTCGGGTTCGCGAAGACCTCGGCGGGCACGCCTTCTTCCTCGACGCGCCCCTGGTGCAGGAACATCACGTGGTTCGACACGTTGCGCGCGAAACCCATCTCGTGCGTGACGACGACCATCGTCCGGCCTTCCTCGGCCAGCTTCTGCATCACCTTCAGCACTTCGCCGACGAGTTCGGGATCGAGCGCGGAGGTCGGCTCG harbors:
- a CDS encoding porin; this translates as MMKKALVAAALMAAGVAAHAQSSVTLYGRLDAGIEYLNGMQNGSRWRAESGDWGTSLWGLKGAEDIGGGNKVLFHLEGAFNTMNGGLGTSGSIWDRFATVGISNDRYGTLLLGRELAIANGVWDFDPFGQSAWSTASLVRGRNWNKTSNNVSYQSPKYYGFDFYGQFSFSNSTSFNGNTTAGQPGRAAGAQITYTTSLFQLRGIYDETRDSNGRFSDVYNYSREYFAGANVFLGPFKLQAAYQASRADSAGTPTGNVGVTATDQVWGGVTWQATPAAALIAAVYHVNTNHGGGNANIYTLGGTYNLSKRTLLDFQVATARNSKTANFGLNANNAGTDVSTGNPKLGGSQTGFYAGIQHLF
- a CDS encoding GNAT family N-acetyltransferase; the encoded protein is MHIDIRSATVADAPLILRFITELAIYEKAEDQVVATVASLERSLFGDASPARALICEVDGEPAGFAVYFLSYSTWLGRQGLYLEDLYVSPRFRGAGAGLRLLKALARIAVDAGCGRFEWSVLDWNEPAIRFYESVGAEPQSEWVRYRLAGDALRAFADAAPVDAAPSGRA
- a CDS encoding LysR family transcriptional regulator, coding for MHPDLRRLDLNLLLVFDALYRHRSVAAAANELAMSPSALSHALARLRTAIGDALFVRLGNEMQPTVRADDIAAWAGDALDAMSKGLARARRFDPARSERTFVFAATDYTAFAVLPAFIARIQHVAPQLRFRVVHSDRKISTDELAAGRIDFALGYHEEAAADAPGIEEFDWFSDDYVVIASERHPQVRRRLTLEQYLAARHVVVTPWNETRGVVDYVLDRLGLARQVAVQLPSVLAAPFIIAESGLLMTVPNRAAQALRHAAPIRIFPAPFEIPRYTLKVYSHAKHARTDAHRWIRARLLDARPAPG